A single genomic interval of Musa acuminata AAA Group cultivar baxijiao chromosome BXJ3-4, Cavendish_Baxijiao_AAA, whole genome shotgun sequence harbors:
- the LOC103974934 gene encoding reticulon-like protein B1, translating to MAEHEESVAESLLEKITEKFHGGDSSSSDSDGEKSSVVDSSAPSAAEVVKAKIYRLFGREKPVHKVLGGGKPADVFLWRNKKVSAATLGGATAIWVLFELMEYHLLTFVCHSLILSLAIMFLWSNASTFINKSPPRFPEVSIPEDMTVNIALSLRYEINWAFSALRDIALGRDLKKFLSVIAGLWVFSIIGNFCNFLTLFYIAFVTLHTVPPLYEKYEDKVDAFAEKAQTEFKKHYSVIHAKYLSKIPKGPLKDKKFQ from the exons ATGGCGGAGCACGAGGAGTCGGTGGCGGAGTCTCTGCTGGAGAAGATCACTGAGAAGTTCCACGGCGGGGACTCTTCATCGTCAGATTCGGACGGCGAGAAATCATCTGTGGTGGACTCCTCGGCGCCGTCCGCCGCCGAGGTTGTCAAGGCCAAGATTTACCGCCTCTTCGGGCGCGAGAAGCCCGTCCACAAGGTCTTGGGCGGTGGGAAAC CTGCTGATGTTTTCCTATGGAGGAATAAGAAGGTATCGGCTGCCACGCTCGGTGGAGCGACGGCCATCTGGGTCTTGTTTGAGTTGATGGAGTACCACTTGCTGACCTTTGTTTGCCATAGTCTCATCCTGTCCCTGGCCATCATGTTCCTCTGGTCAAACGCATCAACTTTCATCAACAA GTCCCCTCCACGCTTTCCAGAGGTAAGCATTCCGGAAGATATGACTGTGAACATTGCACTTTCGCTTCGATATGAGATCAACTGGGCTTTTTCTGCTCTGAGGGACATCGCATTAGGGCGTGACCTTAAGAAATTCCTTTCT GTCATTGCTGGCCTGTGGGTTTTCTCAATCATCGGCAATTTCTGCAATTTCTTGACCTTATTTTATATAG CGTTTGTCACACTGCATACGGTGCCGCCACTGTATGAGAAgtatgaggacaaggttgatgctTTTGCTGAGAAAGCACAAACTGAGTTCAAGAAGCATTATTCCGTGATTCATGCAAAATACTTGAGCAAGATTCCAAAGGGGCCATTGAAGGATAAGAAGTTCCAATAG
- the LOC103974933 gene encoding arabinogalactan protein 20, which translates to MAAIPKVLVAVLVLALATVVPSVQAQAPAPSPTSDGTSIDQGIAYLLMLVALVLTYLIHPLDASPYKLF; encoded by the exons ATGGCGGCAATCCCTAAAGTTTTAGTGGCCGTTTTGGTTCTCGCCTTGGCGACTGTTGTGCCGTCCGTCCAGGCTCAGGCTCCCGCCCCATCACCTACCAGCGACG GCACATCAATCGACCAGGGGATTGCTTATTTGCTAATGCTTGTGGCCCTGGTTCTCACCTACCTCATCCACCCCTTGGATGCCTCCCCCTACAAGCTCTTCTAA